Proteins from a genomic interval of Asticcacaulis sp. AND118:
- a CDS encoding hydroxymethylglutaryl-CoA lyase yields the protein MTRPTHVTLYEVGPRDGLQAEAQILPAATKIGLIDRLSQTGLRFIEATSFVSPKWVPQMADAAEVMAGITRTPHLTYPVLTPNLKGYEAALGEGAQSVAIFAAASETFSQKNINASIAESLDRFAPVAERALKDGVALRGYVSCAIACPYEGPIAPQAVADVAQKLIDLGCYEVSLGDTIGRGTPGDTQRLLDGVLKPVEAAKLAVHFHDTWGQALANILVSLDYGIATVDTSVGGLGGCPYAPGASGNVATEDVLYMLNGLGIETGVDLDKVIETAWFISDALGRPPRSKAAVARGRRLPSYLPIFDGEGDRTKRS from the coding sequence GTGACCCGCCCCACCCACGTCACCCTCTACGAGGTCGGACCGCGCGATGGTCTTCAGGCCGAGGCGCAGATTCTGCCTGCCGCGACCAAGATCGGCCTGATCGACCGCCTGTCGCAAACGGGGCTGCGCTTTATCGAAGCCACCAGCTTCGTCTCGCCGAAATGGGTGCCTCAGATGGCCGATGCCGCTGAGGTCATGGCGGGGATCACCCGCACGCCCCACCTGACCTATCCGGTGCTGACGCCCAATCTCAAAGGCTATGAGGCGGCGCTGGGGGAGGGGGCGCAAAGCGTCGCTATTTTTGCGGCGGCGTCCGAGACCTTCAGCCAGAAAAACATCAACGCCAGCATCGCCGAAAGCCTCGACCGCTTCGCCCCCGTGGCCGAACGCGCGCTTAAAGACGGCGTCGCTCTGCGCGGTTATGTCTCGTGCGCCATCGCCTGCCCTTATGAAGGCCCCATCGCCCCCCAAGCCGTCGCCGACGTGGCGCAGAAACTGATCGATCTCGGCTGCTACGAAGTCTCGCTGGGCGACACCATCGGGCGCGGCACGCCGGGCGACACGCAGCGCCTTCTCGACGGGGTTTTAAAGCCCGTCGAAGCGGCGAAGCTGGCCGTGCATTTCCACGACACCTGGGGTCAGGCGCTGGCCAATATCCTCGTCTCGCTCGACTATGGCATCGCGACGGTTGACACCTCGGTCGGGGGCCTGGGCGGCTGTCCCTACGCGCCGGGCGCATCGGGCAATGTAGCGACCGAAGACGTGCTGTACATGCTCAACGGTCTGGGCATCGAGACGGGGGTCGACCTCGACAAGGTCATCGAGACGGCGTGGTTTATCTCCGATGCGCTGGGCCGCCCACCCCGCTCCAAGGCGGCCGTGGCACGCGGGCGTCGCTTACCTTCATACCTCCCCATCTTTGATGGGGAGGGGGACCGCACGAAGCGTAGCTGA
- a CDS encoding CAP domain-containing protein: protein MAMRAVAWVIAAVMVLGAHTAFADEKLQRLDAQAEAAVDELLSPPSESMPYRRVNTVVNAPGLGEALAGPPKDTRVYDITGDIQHQADVLLQLVNQARAEVGCGPLSLNAQLMQAAQRQSVSMAEKNYVYHYTDDGVRLKHRIGDTGYAYTLLGENVAAGQKTAEIVFHEWMTSPGHRANILNCGYEEMGVGYVHDPQDGIVGTASVPYYFYWTQVFGRHMKMAGK from the coding sequence ATGGCTATGCGGGCAGTGGCGTGGGTGATTGCGGCTGTGATGGTCCTTGGCGCCCATACGGCTTTTGCGGACGAAAAGCTTCAGCGACTCGATGCGCAGGCCGAGGCGGCGGTGGACGAACTGCTGTCCCCGCCGTCGGAGTCCATGCCCTATCGTCGCGTCAATACGGTGGTCAATGCGCCGGGTCTCGGCGAGGCCCTGGCCGGGCCGCCGAAAGACACGCGGGTCTATGACATTACCGGCGATATACAGCATCAGGCCGACGTTCTGTTGCAACTGGTCAATCAGGCCCGCGCCGAGGTCGGGTGCGGACCGCTGAGCCTCAACGCGCAACTGATGCAGGCGGCGCAGCGTCAGAGCGTTTCGATGGCGGAAAAGAATTACGTCTATCATTACACCGACGATGGCGTGCGGCTGAAGCACCGCATCGGCGACACCGGCTATGCCTATACGCTGCTGGGCGAGAATGTCGCCGCGGGCCAGAAGACGGCGGAGATCGTCTTCCACGAATGGATGACCAGCCCCGGCCACCGCGCCAATATCCTCAACTGCGGCTATGAAGAGATGGGGGTGGGCTATGTTCACGATCCGCAGGACGGCATCGTCGGCACAGCCAGCGTGCCTTATTACTTCTACTGGACGCAGGTGTTCGGCCGCCACATGAAGATGGCGGGGAAGTGA